A region from the Aegilops tauschii subsp. strangulata cultivar AL8/78 chromosome 5, Aet v6.0, whole genome shotgun sequence genome encodes:
- the LOC109753281 gene encoding uncharacterized protein yields MADHAVVHWLYSTIAPELLDAVMQPDDSALAVWTAVGALFTANHLSRAVYVDAEYHAVVQGEMSIMQYCTKLKLFADQLRDLGQPVTETRQVFHLLRGLGRQYHHAIPHITARVPLPTFLETRAFLMLEEHRAEQSARL; encoded by the coding sequence ATGGCGGATCACGCGGTGGTCCATTGGCTCTACTCCACCATCGCCCCGGAGCTGCTCGATGCGGTGATGCAGCCCGATGACTCCGCCCTCGCTGTCTGGACTGCCGTCGGCGCGCTCTTCACCGCCAACCATCTCTCACGCGCCGTCTACGTCGACGCCGAGTACCACGCTGTTGTTCAGGGCGAGATGTCCATCATGCAGTACTGCACGAAGTTGAAGCTCTTCGCGGATCAGCTTCGCGATCTGGGGCAACCCGTCACCGAGACCCGCCAGGTATTCCATCTCCTGCGTGGTCTTGGTCGTCAGTACCACCATGCCATCCCGCATATCACTGCTCGCGTGCCGCTCCCCACCTTTCTGGAGACTCGCGCCTTCCTCATGCTCGAGGAGCACCGCGCCGAGCAGTCCGCGCGCCTGTAG
- the LOC123493958 gene encoding protein FAR1-RELATED SEQUENCE 5-like, whose amino-acid sequence MEQETGYASDDSGSDNGSSSLNANQPPGDNYMSQDKSYSGNLHSNDDDEEYDIDEQFYADSVSQINAHGDNKHNNIDDDNAESEVDASRSGSASQGGVDGPSGNDEHSDDDQFDLDMGYDEYQQESLDSYWEVMAKTFRSLDEVYTFYNKHARERGFSIRKDSLKRSKDRTRTARLRRYLCSTAGKRQAKFCTMEGRTRRLRPESRFFCEAHLTVKLDKKLNLWYVSSFSDDHSHMLARPDEVPFLRSHNQIKAFERAEILAMAGAGIRKHIIFYNMVSRYGSYAKSPFQRTKLYNMCYREKMKLLAQGDADTAIGIMLTRKDRDPDFFFEHTVDAEGRLQNLFWCDSQSRRDYLDYDDVVVFDSTYKMNRYGMPFIPFVGLNNHRCTTVFACAIVSNETEATYVWLLNTFLEANCQKRPKSIITDGDATMIRAIRKVLSDMWHRLCSWHIEKNMQKHLNHKSLKEFRALLYYATTHKFFEERWDAFVRKWQTERTKTWLHRMYRKRTLWAASYLSGGFFLGMRSNQRSESLNSSLHLHLDYGMTIIDMIVHYQNFIVRLRENEAYDDYMAS is encoded by the exons ATGGAGCAAGAAACCGGATACGCCAGTGATGATTCCGGTAGCGATAATGGATCCTCGTCATTGAATGCCAACCAACCTCCCGGAGACAACTATATGAGTCAGGATAAATCGTACAGTGGTAAT CTACATAGCAATGATGACGATGAGGAATATGATATAGATGAACAATTTTATGCAGATAGTGTGAGCCAG ATAAATGCTCATGGTGACAATAAGCATAATAATATAGATGATGACAATGCCGAGAGCGAGGTCGATGCATCTCGTAGTGGGAGCGCTAGCCAA GGAGGTGTTGATGGTCCTAGCGGGAACGATGAGCACAGCGATGATGATCAGTTTGACCTTGACATGGGCTATGATGAATATCAGCAAGAGTCACTTGATAGTTATTGGGAAGTGATGGCAAAGACATTCAGGTCATTAGATGAGGTGTACACGTTCTACAACAAGCACGCGAGAGAACGTGGGTTCAGCATCAGGAAGGACTCGCTAAAACGTTCAAAGGATCGCACAAGGACTGCGCGCTTGAGGAGGTATCTCTGTTCCACCGCAGGAAAACGACAGGCCAAGTTCTGTACCATGGAAGGCCGGACCCGCAGGCTTAGACCGGAGAGTCGATTCTTCTGCGAAGCCCATTTGACAGTTAAGCTTGATAAAAAGCTTAACCTTTGGTATGTCAGCAGTTTCTCCGATGATCACAGCCACATGCTTGCACGACCGGACGAAGTCCCTTTCCTCCGATCTCATAATCAGATCAAAGCATTTGAGAGAGCAGAGATCTTAGCTATGGCAGGAGCTGGGATAAGAAAACATATTATTTTTTACAACATGGTTAGCAGGTATGGGTCGTATGCAAAGTCACCGTTTCAGAGGACAAAGCTGTATAACATGTGCTATAGGGAGAAGATGAAATTGCTTGCACAAGGTGATGCTGATACTGCCATAGGAATCATGTTGACCAGAAAGGACAGAGATCCAGATTTCTTCTTTGAGCACACAGTTGACGCTGAAGGCAGGCTCCAAAACCTGTTCTGGTGTGATTCGCAGTCACGTCGTGATTATCTTGACTACGATGATGTTGTCGTCTTCGACAGCACATACAAGATGAATAGGTATGGAATGCCGTTCATCCCTTTTGTGGGTCTGAATAACCACCGTTGCACTACGGTATTCGCCTGCGCCATTGTTTCAAACGAGACTGAGGCTACATATGTTTGGTTGCTTAACACGTTCTTGGAAGCTAACTGTCAGAAGAGGCCCAAATCTATAATTACCGATGGAGATGCAACGATGATAAGGGCTATCAGGAAGGTGCTTTCTGACATGTGGCATCGTCTATGTTCATGGCATATTGAAAAGAATATGCAGAAACACCTCAACCACAAGTCATTGAAGGAGTTCAGGGCATTACTCTACTATGCCACTACACATAAATTTTTTGAGGAGAGATGGGACGCGTTTGTGCGCAAATGGCAGACGGAGAGAACGAAAACATGGCTCCATAGGATGTACAGGAAGAGGACGCTTTGGGCTGCATCATATTTGTCTGGTGGGTTTTTTCTTGGTATGCGCAGTAATCAGAGGAGTGAGAGTCTGAACTCCAGCCTGCACCTTCATCTTGACTATGGTATGACGATCATTGACATGATTGTACACTACCAGAATTTTATTGTTCGCCTCCGTGAGAATGAAGCTTATGATGACTACATGGCCTCATAG